CGCCGGTCCTGTCGCGGGCGAACAGCAGGCCGAGGAAGACGGCCGCGGCCTGGTCGGCGGGGACCCGCAGGGAGCCGGGCTCGAACAGCTCGGCGAGCGCGGCCCTGATCGGCTCCATGGAGCGCTCCCGGTCTCCCGAGTGGGCGCCCGAATTGGCACCGGCGGGCTGGCGCCTGGCGTGTCCCGAGGCCATCAGCGCGCCCGCGACCGGGCCGACGCGCGCCAGGTGGGCCGCCAGCGCGTCGGCCGCCTCGGTCAGCCGGTCGGCCAGCGGCTGGTCGAGGGGGATGGCGGCGATCGACTCGACGGCGTGGTCGGGCCGCAGCGCCTCGGCCATGCAGGCGTCGAGCACCGCCTCCTTGTCGGCGAACACGCGGAAGACGGTCGCCTCGCCGATCCCGGCGGCGCGGGCGATCTGGCTGGTCGTCACGGCGGTGCCGTACTCGG
This window of the Nonomuraea africana genome carries:
- a CDS encoding TetR/AcrR family transcriptional regulator, giving the protein MTTTAPPRRRAPGMSPDQRRAMIVAAALPLVAEYGTAVTTSQIARAAGIGEATVFRVFADKEAVLDACMAEALRPDHAVESIAAIPLDQPLADRLTEAADALAAHLARVGPVAGALMASGHARRQPAGANSGAHSGDRERSMEPIRAALAELFEPGSLRVPADQAAAVFLGLLFARDRTGDPGTAALVEIFMHGALRGERA